Proteins found in one Bremerella volcania genomic segment:
- a CDS encoding BON domain-containing protein produces MRIKPTHGVIVAVAVLIGVGLFFIPDRMADDDELREQVVETLRAIVDVDTGKIEVSVEDGVVTLSGPVSEHEARRIVIEEVKKIDGVEQVIDEIVVDVPSYQNDEASPDATQ; encoded by the coding sequence ATGCGGATCAAGCCAACCCACGGGGTGATTGTCGCTGTGGCGGTGCTCATCGGAGTCGGTCTGTTCTTCATCCCCGATCGAATGGCCGACGACGACGAGCTCCGGGAGCAAGTGGTCGAGACGCTCCGAGCGATTGTCGATGTAGATACTGGCAAGATTGAGGTTTCGGTCGAAGACGGCGTCGTGACACTCAGCGGACCCGTTTCAGAACACGAAGCGCGACGTATTGTCATCGAGGAAGTGAAGAAGATTGACGGCGTGGAGCAAGTCATCGACGAGATTGTTGTGGACGTACCATCCTACCAAAATGACGAAGCGAGTCCCGATGCCACGCAGTGA
- a CDS encoding SpoIIAA family protein: MYKEIDITIVGKVMEVDVTGKLTKEDYGQLVPATDKLIKEHGKIRILFVMHDFHGWSAGAMWEDTKFGLKHFTHIERLGIVGETKWEHGMAVFCRPFTMAKMHYFDASKIDEARKWITED; encoded by the coding sequence ATGTACAAAGAAATCGACATCACCATCGTCGGCAAGGTCATGGAAGTCGATGTGACCGGCAAGTTGACCAAGGAAGACTACGGACAGTTGGTGCCGGCGACGGACAAGCTGATCAAGGAGCACGGCAAGATCCGAATCCTGTTCGTAATGCACGATTTCCATGGCTGGTCGGCAGGCGCCATGTGGGAAGATACCAAGTTTGGTCTAAAGCACTTCACCCACATCGAACGTCTGGGAATCGTCGGCGAGACGAAGTGGGAACACGGCATGGCCGTTTTCTGCCGTCCCTTCACGATGGCGAAAATGCACTACTTCGACGCTTCAAAGATCGACGAGGCCCGCAAATGGATCACCGAGGATTGA
- a CDS encoding general stress protein has translation MGNPSNSCVAVFKSHVEADEAVKHLQQAGFDMKKLSVVGQEYHTDEHVVGYYNAGDRMKYWGKLGAFWGGLWGFLFGAAFFWVPGIGPIAVAGPLASWIVGALEGAVVTGGLTALGAGLFSIGIPKDSIIKYETALKAGKFMLVAHGTANEVAQAKELLGSTQAEEVDEHAPRS, from the coding sequence ATGGGGAATCCATCAAACAGTTGTGTCGCGGTATTCAAGAGTCATGTTGAGGCGGACGAAGCGGTCAAGCACCTTCAGCAAGCGGGCTTCGATATGAAAAAGCTTTCCGTGGTCGGCCAGGAGTATCACACGGATGAGCACGTCGTCGGCTACTACAATGCCGGTGATCGGATGAAATACTGGGGCAAGCTGGGTGCGTTTTGGGGTGGGCTTTGGGGGTTCTTGTTCGGAGCAGCGTTCTTTTGGGTTCCCGGTATCGGCCCCATCGCCGTCGCGGGGCCGTTGGCCAGTTGGATCGTCGGGGCACTGGAAGGGGCCGTGGTCACCGGCGGACTGACCGCCTTGGGCGCGGGGTTGTTCAGCATCGGCATCCCCAAAGACAGCATTATCAAATACGAAACGGCGCTCAAAGCAGGCAAATTCATGCTGGTCGCGCACGGCACGGCTAACGAGGTGGCCCAGGCCAAAGAACTGCTCGGCTCGACTCAGGCCGAGGAAGTCGACGAACACGCGCCGCGTAGCTAG
- a CDS encoding general stress protein, with protein sequence MRDRSVCIAIVEDHRQVQSVLDSLLDAGFDASHISVIGKDHPEDRHVHGYLTTGEQMGFWGGQGAVWGGIMGALAGAGFLFVPGIGPLMLGGPLLSMIVGGLEGSVGLAGIEAVFAGLLHLAFSKEHLATYEKELKAGKSLVLVHGNSGEVIRAKDVLTDAGIGVIAVHAQ encoded by the coding sequence ATGCGTGACCGCAGTGTTTGCATCGCCATTGTCGAGGACCACCGGCAGGTTCAATCAGTGCTGGATTCGTTGCTCGATGCCGGGTTTGACGCCTCTCACATCTCAGTAATTGGCAAAGACCACCCGGAGGACAGGCACGTTCACGGCTACTTGACCACTGGCGAGCAAATGGGGTTCTGGGGCGGGCAAGGCGCCGTTTGGGGTGGGATTATGGGCGCGCTGGCTGGGGCCGGCTTCCTGTTTGTGCCGGGGATCGGGCCGCTGATGCTTGGAGGCCCGTTGTTGAGCATGATCGTGGGCGGCCTCGAAGGTTCCGTCGGATTGGCCGGCATCGAAGCCGTGTTTGCTGGCCTGCTGCATCTGGCATTTTCCAAAGAGCACCTGGCGACTTACGAGAAGGAGTTGAAGGCCGGCAAGTCGCTCGTGCTTGTGCATGGCAACTCCGGCGAGGTGATCCGGGCCAAGGATGTGCTGACCGACGCCGGGATCGGAGTTATCGCTGTCCACGCGCAATGA